A stretch of Microbulbifer sp. SAOS-129_SWC DNA encodes these proteins:
- a CDS encoding MarR family transcriptional regulator, giving the protein MSKKDIATQMSFELHCVARLARRNFDRRAKEHGLTRSRWQLLWQLAKEEGLKQAELAERMDVAPISLARQVDNLEQEGLVERRQDPGDRRCFRIYLTEAAEPALDVLRGLAQETRAQALMGFSVEDVTQLRDLLRRLHDNLTREEI; this is encoded by the coding sequence ATGAGCAAGAAAGACATCGCGACCCAGATGAGCTTCGAGCTGCACTGCGTAGCCCGGCTGGCGCGTCGCAACTTTGATCGCCGTGCCAAGGAGCACGGCCTCACCCGTTCCCGCTGGCAGTTGCTGTGGCAGCTGGCCAAAGAGGAAGGGCTGAAGCAGGCCGAACTGGCCGAGCGCATGGATGTAGCCCCGATCAGCCTCGCCCGCCAGGTGGACAACCTCGAGCAGGAGGGGCTGGTGGAGCGCCGCCAGGATCCCGGCGACCGGCGCTGTTTCCGCATCTACCTGACCGAGGCGGCGGAGCCGGCACTGGACGTATTGCGCGGACTGGCACAGGAGACCCGGGCGCAGGCGCTGATGGGGTTTTCGGTGGAAGACGTAACACAGCTGCGGGACTTGCTGCGACGCCTGCACGACAACCTGACACGTGAGGAGATTTGA
- the parC gene encoding DNA topoisomerase IV subunit A, whose amino-acid sequence MTDTSVFEATERLPLKEYTEKAYLDYSMYVILDRALPNIGDGLKPVQRRIVYAMSELGLKNTAKYKKSARTVGDVIGKYHPHGDSAVYEAMVLMAQPFSYRYPLIDGQGNWGSPDDPKSFAAMRYTESRMGKYSEVLLSELGQGTVDWQANFDGTMDEPAVLPARVPNILLNGTTGIAVGMATDIPPHNLREVVDATVHLLENPAATVSELCEYIQGPDMPTDAEIITPRDEIHKVYESGRGSVKMRAVWRQEEGDIVITALPYQVSGAKILEQIAAQMQAKKLPMVTDLRDESDHENPTRLVIVPKSNRVDMEQVMNHLFATTDLEKSYRINMNMIGIDGRPQVKSLDKILGEWLSFRTVTTRRRLQFRLDKVEKRLHLLAGLLIAFLNIDEVIEIIRTEDEPKQALMARFELTDTQAEYILDTKLRQLARLEEMKIRGEQAELEKEREYLTKTLDSARRLKTLIKKELLAAADEFGDERRAPIVAREEAKAFNEADLLSSDPITVVLSDKGWIRSAKGHEIDPTALNYKAGDGFKFAARGKSNQPALLLDSTGRSYAIASHTLPSARGQGEPLSGRINPPSGATFEGLLMGDDEQRVLLASDAGYGFIARLSDLQSRNKAGKAMLSLPKGARVLPPCEIDNSGEALLAAVTSEGRMLVFPVSELPELAKGKGNKIVNIPSARVASREEYVVGIAVLEGNAQLLVHAGKRHTRIKIAEMDHYRGERGRRGNKLPRGFQKVDKIEVQEK is encoded by the coding sequence ATGACAGACACCTCCGTCTTTGAGGCCACCGAGCGCCTGCCGCTCAAGGAATATACAGAGAAAGCGTATCTGGACTACTCCATGTACGTGATCCTGGACCGCGCCCTGCCCAATATCGGCGACGGCCTGAAGCCGGTGCAGCGGCGCATCGTCTACGCCATGAGCGAACTGGGCCTGAAGAACACGGCCAAGTACAAGAAGTCCGCGCGCACCGTCGGCGACGTGATCGGTAAATACCACCCGCACGGCGACAGCGCGGTGTACGAGGCCATGGTGCTGATGGCGCAGCCGTTCAGTTACCGCTACCCGCTGATCGACGGCCAGGGCAACTGGGGCTCGCCCGACGATCCCAAGTCCTTCGCCGCGATGCGTTACACCGAATCGCGCATGGGCAAGTACTCCGAAGTGCTGCTGTCGGAACTGGGGCAGGGCACCGTGGACTGGCAGGCGAACTTCGATGGCACCATGGACGAACCGGCGGTGCTGCCGGCGCGGGTGCCGAATATCCTGCTGAACGGCACCACCGGCATTGCCGTGGGCATGGCCACCGATATCCCGCCGCACAACCTGCGCGAAGTGGTGGATGCCACGGTGCACCTGCTGGAGAATCCCGCGGCGACGGTCAGCGAGCTGTGCGAGTATATCCAGGGCCCGGACATGCCCACCGACGCGGAGATCATCACGCCGCGCGACGAGATCCACAAGGTCTACGAGAGCGGCCGCGGCTCGGTCAAGATGCGCGCGGTGTGGCGCCAAGAGGAAGGCGATATCGTCATCACCGCGCTGCCCTACCAGGTCAGTGGCGCCAAGATCCTGGAGCAGATCGCCGCGCAGATGCAGGCCAAGAAGCTGCCGATGGTCACCGACCTGCGCGATGAGTCCGACCACGAGAACCCCACCCGCCTGGTCATTGTGCCCAAGTCCAACCGTGTGGACATGGAGCAGGTGATGAATCACCTGTTCGCGACCACCGACCTGGAAAAAAGCTACCGCATCAATATGAATATGATCGGTATCGACGGGCGCCCGCAGGTCAAATCCCTGGACAAGATCCTAGGCGAGTGGCTGAGTTTCCGCACCGTTACTACAAGACGCCGTCTGCAATTCCGCCTCGACAAGGTGGAGAAGCGCCTGCATCTGTTGGCCGGTCTGTTGATCGCGTTCCTCAATATCGATGAAGTGATCGAGATCATCCGCACCGAGGACGAGCCCAAACAGGCGCTGATGGCGCGCTTCGAGCTGACCGACACCCAGGCGGAATATATCCTCGACACCAAGCTGCGCCAGCTGGCGCGCCTCGAGGAGATGAAGATCCGCGGCGAGCAGGCGGAACTGGAGAAAGAGCGCGAATACCTGACCAAGACCCTGGACAGCGCGCGCCGCCTGAAGACCCTGATCAAGAAGGAACTGCTGGCCGCTGCCGACGAGTTCGGCGATGAGCGCCGCGCGCCGATTGTCGCGCGCGAGGAGGCCAAGGCGTTCAACGAGGCCGACCTGCTGTCTTCCGATCCCATTACCGTGGTGCTGTCGGACAAGGGCTGGATCCGCTCCGCCAAGGGCCATGAAATCGACCCGACCGCACTGAACTACAAGGCCGGTGACGGCTTCAAGTTCGCCGCGCGCGGCAAGAGCAACCAGCCGGCGCTGTTGCTCGACAGCACCGGGCGCAGCTACGCCATCGCCTCGCATACGCTGCCGTCGGCGCGCGGCCAGGGCGAGCCGCTCTCCGGTCGCATCAACCCGCCCTCCGGTGCCACCTTCGAGGGCCTGCTGATGGGCGACGACGAGCAGCGCGTGCTGCTGGCCAGCGACGCCGGCTACGGCTTTATCGCCAGGCTGTCCGACCTGCAGTCGCGCAACAAGGCCGGCAAGGCCATGCTGAGCCTGCCCAAGGGCGCCAGGGTGCTGCCGCCGTGCGAGATCGACAATTCCGGCGAGGCGCTGCTGGCGGCGGTGACCAGCGAGGGCCGTATGCTGGTGTTCCCGGTGTCGGAACTGCCGGAGCTGGCCAAGGGCAAGGGCAACAAGATCGTCAATATTCCCTCGGCGCGCGTCGCCAGCCGCGAGGAATATGTGGTGGGTATCGCCGTGCTCGAGGGCAACGCGCAGCTGCTGGTGCACGCCGGCAAGCGCCACACCAGGATCAAGATCGCCGAGATGGACCACTACCGCGGCGAACGCGGCCGGCGCGGCAACAAGCTGCCGCGGGGATTCCAGAAGGTGGACAAGATCGAGGTGCAGGAGAAGTAG
- a CDS encoding ATP-binding cassette domain-containing protein, whose product MTTLKLQGIAAGALAPLDLTVAPGEIVCLSGPSGCGKSRLLRAIADLDPHRGSVRLGDREQGQVPAHQWRRAVMLVPAESAWWYETVGAHFENEPQALLEPLGFSADVAQWPVARLSSGEKQRLALARALDRKPQALLLDEPTANLDEDNILKVEGWLQNIIHEQQLPTLWVAHQREQIRRVAGRHLHIAGDRLQSREIAR is encoded by the coding sequence GTGACAACACTCAAGCTGCAAGGCATCGCGGCCGGCGCCCTGGCGCCGCTCGACCTGACCGTGGCGCCCGGCGAGATCGTCTGCCTGTCCGGCCCATCCGGTTGCGGCAAGAGCCGCCTGCTGCGCGCCATTGCCGACCTGGACCCCCACCGCGGCAGCGTGCGTCTCGGCGATCGCGAGCAGGGGCAGGTCCCCGCGCACCAGTGGCGCCGCGCGGTAATGCTGGTACCGGCGGAGAGCGCCTGGTGGTACGAGACCGTCGGCGCCCACTTTGAGAACGAGCCGCAGGCGCTGCTCGAACCGCTCGGCTTCAGCGCGGACGTGGCGCAGTGGCCGGTAGCGCGGCTGTCTTCCGGTGAAAAGCAGCGCCTGGCGCTGGCGCGCGCGCTGGACCGCAAGCCGCAGGCACTGTTACTGGACGAGCCCACGGCCAATCTCGACGAGGACAATATCCTGAAAGTCGAGGGCTGGCTGCAGAATATTATTCACGAGCAGCAGTTGCCGACCCTGTGGGTGGCCCACCAGCGCGAGCAGATCCGCCGCGTGGCCGGGCGGCACCTGCATATCGCCGGCGATCGCCTGCAATCGCGGGAGATAGCCCGATGA
- the fetB gene encoding iron export ABC transporter permease subunit FetB, with translation MNVIALSWWQLAMAAGLVLALAVCTYINRLGVGRSLLIAAARTAIQLTLIGMVLEALFATERLLWVALMGLAMLLLAGREVVARQQQRLRGGWSFGIGTLSMFISAFTVTILTLVAVIGPEPWYAPQYAIPLLGMLLGNTMTGIALGLDRLTESARRSRDVIENRLMLGDPWPTALGDFRRDAMRAGLTPIINAMAAAGIVSLPGMMTGQILAGSPPALAVKYQILIMFTIATGTGFGTFAAVSVCARRLFDGRERLRLDRLISDGHS, from the coding sequence ATGAACGTCATCGCGCTGTCCTGGTGGCAGCTGGCAATGGCCGCAGGCTTGGTACTGGCACTGGCCGTGTGTACGTATATCAACCGGCTCGGCGTCGGCCGTTCGCTACTGATCGCCGCCGCACGCACGGCGATACAGCTGACCCTGATCGGCATGGTGCTGGAAGCGCTGTTCGCCACCGAGCGCCTGCTGTGGGTGGCGCTGATGGGGCTGGCGATGCTGCTGCTGGCCGGGCGCGAAGTGGTCGCTCGGCAACAGCAGCGGCTGCGCGGCGGCTGGAGTTTCGGTATCGGCACCCTGTCGATGTTTATCTCCGCGTTCACCGTCACGATACTCACCCTGGTGGCGGTGATCGGACCCGAGCCCTGGTATGCGCCACAGTATGCGATTCCGCTGCTGGGCATGCTGCTCGGCAACACCATGACCGGCATTGCGCTGGGACTGGACCGGCTCACCGAGAGCGCGCGGCGCTCGCGCGATGTCATCGAAAACCGGCTGATGCTCGGGGATCCCTGGCCCACCGCGCTCGGCGACTTCCGCCGCGATGCCATGCGCGCCGGCCTGACCCCGATCATCAACGCCATGGCTGCTGCCGGTATCGTCTCGCTGCCGGGCATGATGACCGGCCAGATTCTCGCCGGCAGCCCGCCGGCACTGGCGGTGAAATACCAGATACTGATCATGTTCACCATCGCCACCGGCACCGGCTTCGGTACCTTTGCCGCGGTCAGCGTGTGTGCGCGGCGACTGTTCGATGGGCGCGAGCGGTTGCGGCTGGATCGATTGATATCGGACGGTCACAGCTGA
- a CDS encoding oxygenase MpaB family protein: protein MMVKRSIGKQIARLDPLADHCEIVRLIVCDGFLWDFNRSLELALFRTFASPSISGLLARTGEFTRNGQKRYDDTSLLMLQLLRYGYDSARGVAALQRINRTHAYFSISNDDYLFVLSTFMLDPLDWIARFGWRELTAAEQQALFIFWRNVGQRMGIREIPASLEEMRRCSAAYVRTHFQFSDSNREVSAATFGIVESWLPGLLRRFVRPVSAVLLDEPTRNAVQLPAPGRLLSLTVPLLLKLRARLWALWRRPGEPAWPEGQRTYPQGYQVGDLAPEPVLARERGAEQVGTSQAQSIRE, encoded by the coding sequence ATGATGGTAAAGCGCAGTATCGGCAAGCAGATTGCCCGGCTGGATCCACTGGCGGATCACTGCGAGATCGTTCGCCTTATCGTGTGCGACGGCTTTCTGTGGGACTTCAACCGGTCGCTGGAGCTGGCGCTGTTCAGAACTTTCGCTTCGCCGTCGATCAGCGGCCTGCTCGCGCGCACGGGGGAATTCACCCGCAATGGCCAGAAGCGCTATGACGATACCTCGTTATTGATGTTGCAGTTGCTGCGCTATGGTTACGACTCCGCGCGGGGTGTCGCGGCGCTGCAGAGAATCAACCGCACCCATGCCTATTTTTCCATCTCCAACGACGACTACCTGTTTGTGCTGTCCACGTTCATGCTGGATCCATTGGACTGGATCGCGCGCTTTGGCTGGCGCGAACTCACCGCTGCAGAGCAGCAGGCGCTGTTTATTTTCTGGCGCAACGTGGGCCAGCGCATGGGGATTCGGGAGATCCCCGCTTCCCTCGAGGAGATGCGCCGGTGCAGCGCGGCCTATGTGCGTACGCATTTCCAGTTCAGTGACAGCAACCGCGAGGTATCCGCGGCAACCTTCGGCATCGTGGAGTCCTGGCTGCCGGGCCTGCTGCGGCGCTTTGTGCGCCCGGTGTCGGCAGTGCTGCTGGACGAACCGACGCGCAACGCGGTACAGCTGCCCGCCCCCGGTCGCTTGCTGTCGCTGACCGTGCCGCTACTGCTGAAGTTGCGGGCCAGGTTGTGGGCGCTGTGGCGCAGGCCGGGCGAGCCGGCGTGGCCGGAAGGGCAGCGCACTTATCCACAGGGCTACCAGGTCGGTGACCTGGCACCGGAACCAGTACTGGCGCGCGAGCGGGGTGCGGAACAGGTTGGCACGTCGCAGGCGCAGTCCATACGGGAATAA
- a CDS encoding outer membrane beta-barrel protein: MHNYKKVVVGVALAVMAGVASAQQGMDMGPVYRGSWTASGEVINFDPVVAANDGISDSGFGLGVGYAGEKGLFNFSVGATFYFIDDNNEFTQRVQNDLTGNQSTEKSSIDAGSLYVDAGLQYPLTDSLTIGLNGGYRYFDISRTISNCRDCASEGVSIDNDTYLKPFAALDFNERISGALAYYSYSGDKGTEDSLQFGVNFRF, from the coding sequence ATGCATAACTATAAAAAAGTTGTTGTCGGCGTCGCTCTGGCGGTCATGGCTGGGGTTGCCAGCGCACAACAGGGGATGGATATGGGCCCGGTCTACCGCGGAAGCTGGACCGCGAGCGGCGAGGTGATCAACTTCGATCCGGTGGTCGCAGCCAACGACGGTATCTCCGACAGCGGATTCGGGCTCGGGGTTGGCTATGCCGGGGAAAAGGGCCTGTTCAATTTCAGTGTCGGCGCCACCTTCTATTTTATCGACGATAACAATGAGTTCACCCAGCGCGTGCAGAACGACTTGACTGGCAATCAGTCTACCGAGAAGTCCAGCATCGACGCCGGTTCACTGTATGTAGACGCCGGCTTGCAGTACCCGCTGACCGACAGTCTCACTATCGGCCTGAATGGCGGTTACCGCTATTTCGATATCAGTCGCACGATCAGTAACTGTCGCGATTGCGCCAGTGAGGGTGTGAGCATCGACAACGACACCTACCTGAAGCCCTTCGCGGCGCTCGATTTCAATGAGCGCATTTCCGGTGCCCTGGCTTATTACAGCTACAGCGGTGACAAGGGTACCGAGGACTCGCTGCAGTTCGGTGTGAACTTCCGTTTCTGA
- a CDS encoding class I SAM-dependent methyltransferase: MTRASLEELVESGMLSLDSLHPGGLETTRQLAELCHIASGTRVLDVASGSGASACFLTQQFGARVYGVDHSGEMVRRAQECACAKELDVAFARADAVNLPFADAEFDVAICECTLCFLDKTRVLSEMARVVRPGGYVGMHDLCWQPDAPAGLKRALAEREGERPETLEGWRQLFGKAGLIQLETVDISAVKSRWMGEMRRQLGAGGQLRLALQIIRRWGLRGAWGVFRSERLLSSDCLGYGLVVGRKR; encoded by the coding sequence TTGACCCGCGCCTCCCTCGAAGAGCTGGTCGAGAGCGGCATGCTGTCGCTGGACAGCCTGCACCCCGGCGGATTGGAAACCACGCGGCAACTCGCCGAATTGTGTCATATCGCCTCGGGTACCAGAGTGCTGGACGTGGCGTCGGGGAGCGGCGCGAGCGCCTGTTTCCTGACACAGCAGTTCGGCGCGCGTGTCTATGGTGTCGACCATTCCGGTGAGATGGTGCGCCGTGCACAAGAGTGCGCGTGTGCAAAGGAATTGGATGTGGCATTTGCGCGCGCCGATGCCGTCAACCTGCCATTTGCCGATGCGGAATTCGATGTGGCCATCTGTGAATGCACCCTGTGCTTTCTCGACAAGACGCGCGTTCTCAGTGAGATGGCGCGAGTCGTCAGGCCGGGTGGCTACGTCGGCATGCACGATCTGTGCTGGCAGCCGGACGCCCCCGCCGGCCTCAAGCGCGCGCTGGCGGAGAGAGAAGGGGAGCGGCCGGAGACGCTCGAGGGATGGCGGCAACTGTTCGGGAAGGCCGGTCTGATTCAGCTTGAGACGGTGGACATATCCGCGGTGAAATCGCGCTGGATGGGGGAAATGCGCCGGCAACTCGGTGCTGGCGGGCAGCTGCGGCTGGCGCTGCAGATTATACGCCGCTGGGGCCTGCGCGGAGCCTGGGGCGTGTTTCGCTCCGAGCGCCTGCTTTCCAGCGACTGCCTTGGCTATGGCCTCGTTGTTGGCAGGAAGCGTTGA
- a CDS encoding aconitate hydratase has protein sequence MKKNLAQKLIESHLHSGTLEPGSPIELKIDQTLTQDATGTMVMLEFEALGLPRIKTELSAQYVDHNLLQTDFKNADDHLFLQSACRKWGLWFSRPGNGVSHPTHMSCFGIPGKTLLGSDSHTCAAGSMGMLAIGAGGLQVALAMAGLPFALPMPKILGVELTGELPPWVSAKDVILEMLRRQTVKGCVNKIVEYHGPGLDKLTAMDRHVIANMGQELGATSSVFPADEAVRVFLRQQQREEDFVELKADDDARYDETDTIDLSTLEPLIACPSSPDKVVPVREVAGRPIYQSYIGSSANPGLRDFAIPARMVAGRHVDDNVSFDINPTSRQLLEEISRSGDLAKLLEAGARLHQTGCGGCIGMGQAPASGRISLRTVPRNFPGRSGTIEDQVYLCSPETATASALRGEITDARELDMDYPSFEEPEQLPDMRPLLQPPQEIPVEIELIKGPNIKPLPDFEKLPEVLKGPLLLKAGDNVSTDEILPAGAEILPLRSNIPAISRYAFSRVDENFYQRAMDLKGDCFVVGGENYGQGSSREHAAIAPRYLGVRCVIAKSMARIHRRNLINFGVLPLLFASADDYDKFDQDADLEIDNPVAQLAPGKPVELKNLTSGESVQLQHDLSAEEIETLQYGGLINEARQKHLSDEAE, from the coding sequence ATGAAGAAAAATCTCGCCCAGAAACTGATTGAATCCCACCTGCACAGCGGCACGCTGGAGCCGGGCAGCCCCATCGAACTGAAGATCGACCAGACCCTGACACAGGATGCCACCGGCACCATGGTGATGCTGGAGTTCGAAGCGCTGGGCCTGCCACGGATCAAGACCGAACTGTCGGCGCAGTATGTGGATCACAATCTGCTGCAGACCGATTTCAAGAATGCCGATGACCACCTGTTCCTGCAGAGCGCCTGTCGCAAATGGGGCCTGTGGTTCAGCCGCCCGGGCAATGGTGTCAGCCACCCGACGCATATGTCGTGTTTCGGTATTCCCGGCAAGACGCTGCTCGGTTCTGACAGCCATACCTGTGCGGCCGGCTCGATGGGGATGCTGGCGATCGGCGCCGGTGGCCTGCAGGTGGCACTGGCGATGGCGGGCCTGCCGTTTGCGCTGCCCATGCCGAAAATCCTCGGTGTGGAACTGACCGGCGAACTGCCGCCCTGGGTCAGTGCCAAAGACGTTATTCTGGAAATGCTGCGCCGGCAGACGGTCAAGGGTTGCGTCAACAAAATCGTCGAGTACCACGGCCCGGGGCTCGACAAACTCACCGCCATGGACCGCCACGTGATCGCCAACATGGGCCAGGAGCTGGGCGCCACGAGCAGCGTGTTTCCCGCCGACGAGGCGGTGCGCGTCTTCCTGCGTCAGCAGCAGCGCGAAGAGGATTTCGTCGAGCTGAAAGCCGACGACGACGCCCGCTACGACGAAACCGACACGATCGATCTTTCCACCCTCGAGCCGCTGATCGCCTGCCCGTCGAGCCCCGACAAGGTGGTGCCGGTGCGCGAGGTGGCTGGTCGACCCATCTACCAGAGCTACATCGGTTCGTCCGCCAACCCGGGCCTGCGCGACTTCGCCATCCCCGCGCGTATGGTGGCGGGCCGGCACGTGGACGACAATGTGTCTTTCGACATCAACCCCACCTCGCGCCAGCTGCTGGAAGAGATCAGCCGCAGCGGTGATCTGGCCAAGCTGCTGGAAGCCGGCGCGCGCCTGCACCAGACCGGCTGCGGCGGCTGTATCGGTATGGGCCAGGCGCCGGCCAGCGGCCGCATCAGTTTGCGCACGGTGCCGCGCAACTTTCCCGGCCGCTCCGGTACCATCGAAGATCAGGTGTACCTGTGCAGCCCGGAGACGGCCACCGCCAGCGCACTCCGGGGCGAAATCACCGATGCGCGCGAGCTGGACATGGACTACCCGTCGTTCGAGGAGCCGGAACAGCTGCCGGATATGCGCCCGCTGCTGCAGCCGCCGCAGGAGATTCCGGTGGAAATCGAGCTGATCAAAGGCCCGAATATCAAGCCGCTGCCGGATTTTGAAAAGCTGCCGGAAGTGCTGAAGGGCCCGCTGCTGCTGAAAGCCGGCGACAATGTTTCCACCGACGAAATCCTGCCCGCCGGCGCCGAGATACTGCCACTGCGCTCGAATATTCCCGCCATCAGCCGCTACGCGTTTTCCCGTGTAGATGAAAACTTCTACCAGCGCGCCATGGACCTGAAGGGCGACTGCTTCGTGGTCGGCGGCGAGAATTACGGCCAGGGTTCCAGCCGCGAGCATGCCGCCATCGCGCCGCGCTACCTGGGGGTGCGCTGCGTGATCGCCAAGAGCATGGCGCGCATCCACCGGCGCAACCTGATTAACTTCGGCGTGCTGCCGCTGCTGTTCGCCAGCGCCGACGACTACGACAAGTTCGACCAGGACGCCGACCTGGAAATCGACAATCCGGTGGCGCAGCTGGCACCGGGCAAGCCGGTGGAACTCAAGAACCTGACGAGCGGCGAATCGGTACAGCTGCAGCACGATCTATCCGCAGAGGAAATTGAAACCCTGCAGTACGGCGGCCTGATCAATGAGGCGCGCCAGAAACACCTGAGCGACGAGGCTGAATAG